One genomic region from Jilunia laotingensis encodes:
- a CDS encoding single-stranded DNA-binding protein, giving the protein MSVNKVILLGNVGKDPEVRYLDTGIAVATFPLATTDRAYTLANGTQVPERTEWHNLVLWRGLAETAEKYVHKGDKLYIEGKIRTRSYDDQTGAKRYITEIFVDNMEMLTPKSASSGVSSVQQPVTPAQPQQSPVTPIQNNPADDLPF; this is encoded by the coding sequence CAGTAAATAAAGTAATATTGTTAGGAAATGTCGGAAAAGACCCGGAAGTCAGATATCTGGATACGGGGATTGCTGTTGCTACTTTCCCCTTGGCTACTACCGACCGGGCATATACTTTGGCTAACGGGACACAAGTGCCTGAGAGAACCGAATGGCATAATTTGGTTTTGTGGCGTGGGCTGGCAGAGACGGCTGAGAAATATGTTCATAAAGGAGATAAACTCTATATTGAAGGAAAGATCAGAACCCGCTCTTATGATGACCAGACAGGAGCCAAACGATATATCACTGAAATTTTCGTAGATAATATGGAAATGCTTACTCCGAAGAGTGCATCATCGGGCGTTTCGTCTGTTCAGCAACCGGTCACTCCGGCACAACCTCAACAATCTCCAGTGACCCCGATACAGAATAATCCGGCAGATGATTTGCCGTTTTAA
- a CDS encoding gliding motility-associated protein GldE, producing MDPDAYLCQLADVFNGITITPPSFSAIVAIVLAGMLLLASGFASASEIAFFSLSPSDLNDIEERNHPSDYKISSLLGNSETLLATILITNNFVNVTIIMLCNFFFMQVFKFTSVIAEFLIMTVILTFLLLLFGEIMPKIYSAQKTLAFCRFAAPVIYVLRKIFRPVSTILVHSTAFLNKRFTRKSHNISVDELSQALELTDKAELSDENNILEGIIRFGGETAKEVMTSRLDVVDLDIRTPFKDVMKCIVDNAYSRIPVYAGSRDNIKGVLYIKDLLPHVNKGDNFRWQSLIRPAYFVPETKMIDDLLRDFQANKIHIAIVVDEFGGTSGIVTMEDIIEEIVGEIHDEYDDEERTYAVLNDHTWVFEAKTLLTDFFKITKLDEDDFERIVGDADTLAGLLLEIKGEFPVLHEKVSYMNYEFEVLEMDNRRILKVKFTINEPESEE from the coding sequence TTGGACCCAGACGCTTATTTATGCCAATTGGCAGATGTTTTTAATGGTATTACCATAACTCCACCTTCATTTTCGGCAATTGTTGCCATTGTTCTGGCCGGTATGCTTTTGCTTGCTTCCGGTTTCGCTTCTGCATCAGAAATAGCTTTTTTCTCGTTATCACCTTCCGATCTCAATGATATTGAAGAGCGTAATCATCCTTCGGATTATAAAATCAGCAGCCTTTTAGGGAATTCCGAAACCCTTTTGGCAACTATACTGATCACTAATAATTTTGTGAATGTAACAATTATCATGCTCTGCAATTTCTTCTTTATGCAGGTTTTTAAATTTACCTCGGTTATTGCGGAATTCTTGATAATGACGGTTATTCTTACCTTTCTTTTGTTATTGTTTGGTGAGATCATGCCGAAGATATACTCTGCGCAAAAGACTTTGGCTTTCTGTCGTTTTGCAGCTCCCGTTATATATGTTTTGCGTAAAATATTTCGTCCTGTTTCTACCATATTGGTGCATTCCACTGCCTTCTTGAATAAACGTTTTACTCGTAAAAGTCATAACATTTCCGTTGATGAACTTTCACAGGCTTTGGAGTTGACGGATAAAGCGGAACTTTCGGATGAAAACAATATCCTCGAAGGCATTATCCGTTTTGGAGGTGAAACTGCCAAAGAAGTTATGACTTCCAGGCTGGATGTCGTAGATCTGGATATACGTACCCCTTTTAAAGATGTGATGAAATGCATTGTCGATAATGCATATTCACGTATTCCGGTGTATGCAGGTTCGCGTGATAACATAAAAGGAGTACTTTATATTAAAGACTTATTGCCTCATGTCAATAAAGGGGATAATTTCCGTTGGCAATCGTTGATCCGTCCGGCTTATTTTGTTCCCGAAACAAAAATGATAGATGATCTTTTGCGTGATTTTCAGGCAAACAAGATTCACATTGCTATCGTAGTCGATGAGTTCGGGGGAACTTCCGGCATTGTCACTATGGAAGATATTATTGAAGAAATTGTAGGCGAGATTCATGATGAATATGATGATGAGGAACGTACTTATGCCGTATTGAATGATCATACATGGGTATTCGAAGCCAAGACCTTGTTGACGGACTTCTTTAAAATCACAAAGCTGGATGAAGATGATTTTGAACGGATTGTCGGTGATGCGGATACACTTGCAGGACTTTTGTTGGAGATAAAAGGGGAATTTCCTGTTTTACATGAGAAAGTCTCTTACATGAATTATGAGTTTGAAGTACTTGAAATGGATAATCGCCGTATTTTGAAGGTTAAGTTTACTATCAACGAGCCGGAATCGGAAGAATAA
- a CDS encoding 4'-phosphopantetheinyl transferase family protein produces MSVYLEHSGKSLKWGIWKMEETIEDLLSILPERAYYEKELQRFNAPHRKLEWLSVRCLLFHLLGSHKEVCYESNGKPYLADRSRFISISHTKGYVAVILSEVAGVGIDIEQYSKRVHKVAHKYMREDEPVNSYRGDDTWSLLLHWSAKEVMFKCMDASEVDFREHLRIEPFIPQERGVFLAYEYRTELKRYFEIHYLLHPDFVLTWQIDNVITKN; encoded by the coding sequence ATGTCGGTCTATTTAGAACATTCTGGAAAATCCTTGAAATGGGGAATTTGGAAAATGGAAGAAACCATTGAGGATTTACTGAGTATTCTTCCCGAGCGAGCCTATTATGAAAAGGAATTGCAACGTTTTAATGCGCCTCATCGTAAATTAGAATGGCTATCGGTTCGCTGTCTTTTATTTCATTTATTGGGCAGTCACAAAGAAGTTTGTTATGAATCGAACGGCAAGCCATATTTGGCGGATCGTTCCCGGTTCATTAGTATTTCTCATACGAAGGGATATGTTGCTGTAATTTTAAGTGAAGTTGCCGGGGTAGGCATAGATATCGAACAATATTCGAAACGCGTACATAAGGTGGCTCATAAATATATGCGCGAAGACGAGCCTGTTAATTCCTATCGTGGAGATGATACTTGGAGTCTGTTGCTCCATTGGTCTGCTAAAGAGGTCATGTTTAAATGCATGGATGCTTCCGAAGTGGATTTCCGTGAGCATCTGCGAATAGAGCCTTTTATTCCCCAAGAGCGAGGAGTATTTCTGGCATATGAATATAGAACGGAGCTGAAAAGATATTTTGAGATACATTACTTACTTCATCCCGATTTTGTGTTAACTTGGCAGATAGATAATGTAATTACTAAAAACTGA
- a CDS encoding tryptophanase, protein MELPFAESWKIKMVEPIRKSTRQEREQWIKEAHYNVFQLKAEQVYIDLITDSGTGAMSDRQWAGMMLGDESYAGASSFFKLKDMITKLTGFEYVIPTHQGRAAENVLFSYLVHEGDIVPGNSHFDTTKGHIEGRKAIALDCTIDEAKQTQLEIPFKGNVDPKKLEKALQEHGDRIPFIIVTITNNTAGGQPVSMQNLREVRAIADKYHKPVVFDSARFAENAYFIKTREEGYADKSIKEITREMFNLADAMTMSAKKDGIVNMGGFIATRLKEWYEGAKGFCVQFEGYLTYGGMNGRDMNALAIGLDENTEFDNLETRIHQVQYLAKKLDEYGIPYQRPAGGHAIFVDAPKVLTCVPKEEFPAQTLTVELYLEAGIRGCEIGYLLADRDPVTRENRFGGLDLLRLAIPRRVYTDNHMDVIAVALKNVYERRESITRGVRIAWEAPLMRHFTVQLERL, encoded by the coding sequence ATGGAATTACCTTTTGCTGAATCATGGAAAATTAAAATGGTAGAGCCCATCCGCAAAAGCACCCGCCAAGAACGCGAGCAATGGATAAAGGAGGCACACTACAATGTATTTCAACTCAAAGCCGAGCAAGTTTATATCGACCTTATCACCGACTCAGGCACAGGTGCAATGAGCGATCGCCAATGGGCAGGAATGATGTTGGGTGATGAAAGTTATGCCGGTGCATCTTCTTTCTTCAAACTGAAAGACATGATCACCAAACTAACTGGTTTCGAATATGTCATCCCAACCCATCAGGGACGTGCTGCCGAAAATGTACTCTTCTCATATCTGGTACATGAAGGCGACATCGTACCGGGAAACTCTCATTTCGACACGACCAAAGGTCACATCGAAGGACGTAAAGCGATTGCTTTGGACTGCACCATCGATGAAGCCAAACAAACTCAACTCGAAATCCCCTTCAAGGGAAACGTAGACCCGAAAAAGCTGGAAAAAGCTCTGCAGGAACATGGCGACCGGATTCCTTTCATCATAGTTACCATTACTAACAACACAGCAGGCGGCCAGCCCGTCTCCATGCAAAACTTACGTGAAGTACGTGCCATTGCCGACAAATACCACAAACCGGTAGTATTCGACTCAGCACGCTTTGCAGAAAATGCATACTTCATCAAGACACGTGAAGAAGGTTATGCAGACAAATCTATCAAAGAAATCACTCGTGAAATGTTCAATCTGGCTGACGCAATGACAATGAGTGCCAAAAAAGACGGTATCGTCAACATGGGCGGCTTCATCGCAACACGTCTGAAAGAATGGTATGAGGGTGCTAAAGGTTTCTGCGTGCAATTCGAAGGCTATCTTACTTATGGTGGCATGAACGGCCGTGACATGAACGCACTAGCAATCGGATTGGATGAAAACACCGAATTCGATAATCTGGAAACCCGCATTCACCAAGTGCAATATCTTGCTAAGAAACTTGATGAATATGGCATACCTTACCAACGTCCTGCCGGTGGACACGCCATCTTCGTAGACGCACCGAAAGTTTTGACTTGTGTACCGAAAGAAGAATTCCCCGCACAGACACTAACCGTTGAACTTTACCTTGAAGCCGGTATCCGCGGATGTGAAATCGGTTATTTATTGGCAGACCGTGATCCGGTAACCCGCGAAAATCGTTTCGGTGGTCTTGACCTTTTACGCCTTGCTATTCCACGACGCGTATATACGGATAATCATATGGACGTGATTGCTGTTGCACTGAAAAACGTATATGAACGCAGGGAAAGCATCACCCGCGGTGTACGTATCGCTTGGGAAGCACCTCTGATGAGACACTTCACCGTACAATTAGAAAGATTATAA
- a CDS encoding DUF6064 family protein produces MNIFWKTIGLYNSATWIYQIIIVLFGILLTIMLLRRPYPWLKIGMKLYLIAIYLWISIVYYHIYCAERSYNNVMSAFWIILAVAWIWDLVTGYTQFDRNQKYSKLAFLLLLMPFLYPLSSWLRGLTFPEITSPVMPCSVVIFTIGLLLLFTRKVNLFIILLLCHWSMIGLSKTYFFKIPEDFLLASASVPALYLFFKEYYLCNLNDETKPKNKYINYLLITLCIGIAIVLMGSMFFQLSRDI; encoded by the coding sequence ATGAATATATTTTGGAAAACGATTGGCTTATATAATTCAGCGACTTGGATTTATCAAATCATCATTGTATTATTTGGAATTTTATTGACTATAATGCTTTTACGCCGACCATATCCCTGGCTGAAAATTGGAATGAAATTATATTTGATAGCAATTTACCTATGGATTTCTATCGTTTATTATCATATTTATTGTGCTGAAAGAAGTTACAATAATGTGATGTCTGCCTTTTGGATAATTCTCGCTGTAGCATGGATATGGGACCTAGTCACAGGTTATACACAGTTTGACCGTAATCAAAAATACTCAAAATTAGCTTTTCTATTGCTATTAATGCCTTTTCTTTATCCTTTATCCTCTTGGTTAAGAGGATTGACTTTTCCTGAAATAACATCACCGGTCATGCCCTGTTCTGTGGTAATTTTTACAATCGGATTATTATTGTTATTCACTCGAAAAGTCAACCTATTTATTATTTTACTGTTATGTCATTGGTCTATGATCGGCTTATCAAAAACTTACTTTTTTAAAATTCCAGAAGATTTTCTATTAGCAAGTGCTTCTGTCCCCGCTTTATATCTATTTTTTAAAGAATATTATTTATGTAATCTAAATGATGAGACTAAGCCTAAAAATAAGTATATTAATTATCTGCTCATAACCCTTTGTATTGGGATTGCCATTGTGCTGATGGGAAGTATGTTCTTCCAACTAAGTCGTGATATCTGA
- a CDS encoding threonine/serine exporter family protein, which translates to MIIIDILSDGLFAAVAGIGFGAISDPPLRVVRIIGLLAAVGHACRYCLMSITEMDIATGSLAGALIIGFGSIWLGKKVRSPMIVLYIPALLPMIPGKFAYNMVFSQIMFLQNVNSPIERTKYMEMFFSNTMVTCTVVFLLAVGATLPMFLFPRRASSLTRNKTIK; encoded by the coding sequence ATGATAATTATAGATATTCTTTCAGACGGACTATTTGCAGCTGTAGCAGGTATTGGTTTTGGAGCTATTTCAGATCCCCCTTTGAGGGTTGTTAGAATTATCGGTTTACTAGCTGCAGTAGGCCATGCCTGTCGTTATTGCTTAATGTCGATCACTGAAATGGATATTGCAACCGGATCTTTAGCAGGAGCCTTAATCATTGGATTTGGTAGTATATGGCTCGGAAAAAAGGTTCGCAGTCCAATGATAGTTCTCTACATTCCTGCACTATTACCTATGATTCCCGGAAAGTTTGCTTATAACATGGTATTTTCTCAGATTATGTTTCTACAAAATGTAAATTCACCGATAGAAAGAACTAAATATATGGAAATGTTTTTTTCAAATACAATGGTAACATGTACCGTAGTATTTCTATTAGCTGTCGGAGCAACATTACCTATGTTTCTTTTTCCCCGACGTGCTTCATCTTTAACTAGAAATAAAACAATAAAATAA
- a CDS encoding putative transporter encodes MELLRNLFEGFPNLWGGGVAHSVLILSLVIACGIILGKIKVAGISLGVTWILFVGIVFGHFNLNLDEHLLHFLKEFGLILFVYSIGLQVGPGFFSAFKKGGFTLNMLAITTIFLSIVITIILHFTTGTPITTMVGILSGAVTNTPGLGAAQQANSDMNGIDAPEIAMGYAVAYPLGVVGAIFSLLILKYILNINTSKEEAEAEKGLGHLQELTVRPVSIEIKNEAVDGKKIKDIRPLVNRNFVISRIRYHEGKQETELVNSETALHIHDKILIISNPIDIEAISVFFGKQIEMEWEQLNKNLISRRILITKPELNGKMLSQLKIRNNFGASITRINRSGVDLVATPNLQLQMGDRVTVVGSELAVSHAEKVLGNSMKRLNQPNLIPIFIGIALGCILGSIPFMFPGIPQPVKLGLAGGPLIVSILISRFGPQYKMITYTTMSANLMVREIGISLFLACVGLGAGKEFIETIINEGGYIWIAYGVLITVIPLLLTGIIGRYVCKLNYYTLIGVLSGANTNPPALAYSNDLTSCDAPAVGYATVYPLAMFLRVLTAQLLILCLG; translated from the coding sequence ATGGAACTTTTAAGAAACCTTTTCGAAGGATTCCCCAATCTTTGGGGTGGTGGAGTAGCTCACTCCGTACTAATTTTGTCATTAGTGATTGCTTGCGGTATCATATTAGGCAAAATAAAAGTTGCAGGTATTTCATTAGGTGTTACCTGGATACTTTTCGTCGGTATAGTTTTCGGGCATTTTAATCTAAATTTAGATGAACATTTACTTCATTTTCTAAAAGAATTCGGATTGATTTTATTTGTATATTCCATTGGTTTACAAGTAGGTCCCGGCTTCTTTTCTGCTTTTAAAAAAGGGGGATTCACCTTAAACATGCTGGCTATAACAACCATTTTTCTGAGTATTGTCATTACCATAATTCTACATTTTACAACAGGTACTCCCATTACGACAATGGTCGGTATTTTATCAGGTGCTGTTACCAATACCCCGGGATTGGGAGCAGCTCAACAAGCGAATAGCGATATGAATGGCATAGATGCACCGGAAATAGCCATGGGGTATGCAGTTGCATATCCTTTAGGGGTAGTAGGTGCCATTTTTTCTTTATTGATACTAAAATATATACTGAATATCAATACTTCAAAAGAAGAAGCAGAAGCTGAAAAGGGTTTGGGACATTTACAAGAACTAACTGTGCGCCCCGTTTCAATTGAAATAAAAAATGAAGCTGTTGACGGAAAAAAAATTAAAGATATCCGTCCATTGGTAAACCGTAACTTTGTCATCTCACGTATCCGCTATCACGAAGGAAAGCAAGAGACCGAATTGGTAAATTCAGAAACAGCCCTGCACATTCATGATAAAATTCTGATTATCTCGAACCCGATAGATATTGAAGCCATTTCAGTATTCTTCGGCAAACAAATTGAGATGGAATGGGAACAACTGAATAAGAACCTGATTTCACGTCGTATCCTAATAACAAAACCAGAACTAAATGGGAAAATGCTTTCACAACTTAAAATACGCAACAATTTCGGAGCAAGTATTACTCGCATAAATCGTTCGGGTGTTGACCTTGTAGCGACACCCAATCTACAATTACAAATGGGGGATCGCGTTACCGTAGTAGGGAGCGAATTAGCAGTAAGCCACGCAGAAAAAGTGTTGGGTAATTCCATGAAACGATTGAACCAGCCTAACCTTATACCTATATTTATAGGTATTGCATTAGGATGTATCCTGGGAAGTATTCCATTCATGTTTCCCGGTATCCCTCAACCGGTAAAATTAGGTTTGGCAGGAGGTCCACTTATCGTATCTATACTAATCAGTCGTTTTGGTCCTCAATATAAAATGATTACTTATACAACCATGAGTGCAAATTTAATGGTAAGAGAGATAGGAATTTCATTATTCCTTGCCTGTGTAGGCTTAGGAGCTGGCAAAGAATTTATTGAGACAATAATAAATGAAGGAGGATATATATGGATTGCCTATGGTGTACTCATTACTGTAATTCCACTATTGTTGACAGGAATTATCGGGCGCTATGTATGTAAATTAAATTATTACACGCTTATAGGTGTATTATCCGGTGCAAATACCAACCCACCCGCCTTAGCCTATTCTAATGATCTTACATCCTGTGATGCACCGGCAGTCGGATATGCTACTGTATACCCTTTGGCCATGTTCTTACGTGTACTTACGGCACAACTACTTATTTTATGTTTAGGTTGA
- a CDS encoding cysteine-rich CWC family protein, whose amino-acid sequence MPIKKVCPRCGATFDCSHNDISSCHCATINLGKSPCTYIQKHYSDCLCHDCLIEIKANFDHSESNLYCIKKKDDV is encoded by the coding sequence ATGCCTATAAAAAAGGTATGTCCGCGTTGCGGTGCGACATTTGATTGTTCGCATAATGATATTTCATCCTGTCATTGTGCTACTATAAATCTTGGTAAAAGTCCATGTACTTATATACAGAAGCACTATTCAGACTGTCTTTGTCATGACTGTTTGATTGAAATAAAAGCGAACTTCGACCATAGTGAATCCAACCTTTATTGCATAAAAAAGAAAGATGATGTTTAG
- a CDS encoding T9SS type A sorting domain-containing protein: MRKTLLYLIMGIFACVANVHAEKTFTATGANSLGTGMSPNGKYVVGVSSQYFAYNIYMKSYLYNVETGSMEWITDYDETDYGKSGSFADVSNDGVISGTFKDPEYTITVSDFDGDRTFPINVAAVWKDGIRTSLGFGSYELSQFNYFEDGSFANAISGDGKTVVGNIGIGNSTYMFPCKWEQADSGAWTFSQLNLPQDAVGGKAVDVSTDGSIITGVIWFPMYEAAAYWQNGECHLIEGVGEDVQYNGTGQNKACAVSPNGRFVGFIFGNSEPGVYDVLQKSYKKIIPFEPYHSPDDLAVADNGNAVSSFGYGSFFTGEIYERPFWYSYEEDRILGFDYFMSLFAQGVKPSFTFAYEEKTKVTPCAISADGTFIMGNNDVVVAMGGVPECWMLQTEYRTVKIPATPEGLQAKSQEFKEVTLTWNKDEQVYDGLELESYNVYCGGEKIDNVAADVLELTYRHRNATPGFPEYSIASVFQAADASKVESPKSNPVAVAVPDTYELPFFDDFDSQSLETNYWTKEPYYGDMIDNTWGVIPYYGIYDYGLYSSPTTQAPYSSGLISRPMDAKNEKHVTLSFAIIYGLINSDNQQMDKDSLSIDVSSDKGVNWEEVKGMSFKDLPQSNWSMQTVDLSKWVAGKLFQVRLRKHGQGVAQYYYSIDLFKVGTTPEKDAPEGLTGQITDARQVNLIWKNSFGAYQLNHINEYYSMGLAVGNEGKEFIAANSFDTTDLAVYKGKYITSVSAFINHSYIEDSKDTHASIVIFEDGKLIREQQMEDIKYNDYNTVLLDEPIPVDGQKELKVGLKIFDYDERQIPIAYQTTSKFLPGKSDLYSEDGGKTWQKLSDYYAAIEGQEQSGYCSWDITANITDESISSTTDMNPDNNMLAYNVFRNGEKISNQLLDKRQSRFTDTEAMDDCYYEVVAYYFDGSVSDVSDRFTIGKLSSIRNLDLNNGIRIYPNPVTDRINITGEFVKATLLNINGQVVTATSENVIPVSSFPAGVYFLKIESGDKVQTEKIMIEK; encoded by the coding sequence ATGAGAAAAACATTACTTTATTTAATTATGGGTATCTTTGCTTGTGTAGCAAATGTACATGCAGAAAAGACGTTCACCGCGACAGGTGCCAATTCATTAGGCACGGGTATGTCACCTAACGGGAAATATGTTGTAGGGGTAAGTAGCCAGTACTTTGCATATAATATATATATGAAAAGTTATTTGTACAATGTCGAAACCGGAAGCATGGAATGGATTACGGATTATGACGAGACTGATTATGGTAAAAGCGGATCTTTTGCGGATGTCTCGAATGATGGAGTAATATCAGGTACGTTTAAAGATCCTGAATATACTATTACTGTAAGCGATTTCGACGGAGATCGCACTTTTCCTATCAATGTCGCTGCCGTCTGGAAAGATGGCATCCGTACATCCTTGGGTTTCGGCAGTTACGAACTTTCACAATTCAATTATTTTGAAGATGGGAGCTTTGCCAATGCAATATCGGGAGACGGAAAGACCGTGGTTGGAAATATAGGAATCGGGAATTCCACCTACATGTTTCCATGTAAGTGGGAGCAAGCGGACTCAGGTGCGTGGACGTTTAGCCAATTAAATCTCCCGCAGGATGCGGTAGGAGGTAAAGCCGTCGATGTGTCTACAGATGGAAGTATCATTACCGGTGTCATCTGGTTTCCGATGTATGAGGCTGCTGCTTATTGGCAAAATGGGGAATGCCATCTGATAGAAGGAGTCGGAGAGGATGTGCAATACAACGGGACTGGACAAAATAAGGCGTGTGCCGTCAGTCCGAATGGCAGATTTGTTGGATTTATTTTTGGCAATAGCGAACCAGGCGTTTATGATGTACTGCAGAAATCATATAAGAAAATTATTCCCTTCGAACCCTATCATTCTCCGGATGATCTTGCCGTTGCCGATAATGGGAATGCTGTTAGCTCGTTTGGTTATGGATCATTTTTTACCGGTGAAATCTATGAACGACCGTTCTGGTATTCTTATGAAGAGGATCGCATTCTCGGTTTTGACTATTTCATGAGTCTTTTTGCCCAGGGAGTCAAGCCCTCTTTTACATTTGCATATGAAGAGAAAACGAAAGTAACACCTTGTGCTATTTCAGCTGATGGGACCTTTATTATGGGAAATAACGACGTTGTAGTCGCCATGGGGGGAGTGCCCGAATGCTGGATGTTGCAAACAGAGTACCGTACGGTCAAAATCCCGGCTACTCCAGAAGGATTGCAGGCAAAATCACAGGAATTTAAAGAAGTAACTCTTACTTGGAACAAGGACGAGCAGGTTTATGACGGATTGGAATTAGAGTCTTATAACGTCTACTGTGGAGGAGAAAAGATTGACAACGTTGCGGCAGATGTCCTCGAACTCACTTATAGACATCGAAATGCAACTCCCGGATTTCCGGAATACTCCATTGCTAGCGTGTTCCAAGCTGCCGATGCTTCTAAGGTTGAATCGCCCAAATCCAATCCGGTGGCAGTGGCTGTTCCCGACACTTATGAATTGCCTTTCTTTGACGATTTCGATTCCCAGTCTTTAGAAACTAATTATTGGACGAAAGAACCATATTATGGTGATATGATCGACAATACATGGGGAGTTATTCCTTACTACGGAATCTATGATTATGGTCTGTATTCATCTCCCACCACTCAAGCTCCCTATTCTTCCGGGTTAATTTCGCGGCCAATGGATGCGAAGAATGAGAAACATGTCACTCTTTCTTTTGCTATCATTTATGGTTTGATCAATTCCGACAACCAACAAATGGACAAAGATTCTTTGAGCATTGATGTTTCGTCAGATAAAGGCGTGAACTGGGAAGAAGTCAAGGGAATGTCGTTCAAAGACCTTCCTCAAAGCAATTGGAGCATGCAGACTGTGGACTTGTCGAAGTGGGTTGCAGGAAAGTTATTCCAGGTAAGACTTCGTAAGCATGGACAAGGCGTAGCCCAGTATTATTACAGCATCGACCTGTTTAAAGTGGGAACCACTCCTGAAAAGGATGCTCCGGAAGGCTTGACGGGACAGATTACCGATGCAAGACAGGTGAACCTTATTTGGAAAAATTCGTTTGGAGCATACCAGTTGAATCATATCAACGAATATTATTCAATGGGATTGGCTGTGGGAAACGAAGGCAAGGAATTTATTGCGGCCAATTCATTCGATACGACAGATTTAGCTGTTTATAAAGGAAAATACATAACCTCCGTCAGTGCCTTCATTAATCATAGCTATATAGAAGATTCAAAAGATACCCATGCTTCTATTGTTATTTTCGAAGACGGAAAACTGATCCGAGAGCAACAAATGGAAGATATTAAATACAATGATTATAATACCGTACTATTGGATGAGCCTATTCCGGTGGATGGACAAAAAGAACTGAAAGTAGGGTTGAAGATATTCGATTACGATGAACGGCAGATTCCGATTGCCTATCAGACCACATCGAAATTCTTACCCGGAAAGAGCGACCTTTACTCCGAAGATGGAGGGAAGACATGGCAGAAACTGTCTGATTACTATGCAGCCATAGAAGGACAGGAGCAGAGCGGATATTGCAGTTGGGACATTACAGCTAATATTACCGATGAATCTATTTCGAGTACAACCGATATGAATCCGGATAATAACATGTTGGCTTACAATGTATTTAGAAATGGTGAGAAAATCAGTAACCAATTGTTAGACAAACGCCAATCGAGATTCACCGATACGGAAGCGATGGACGATTGTTACTATGAAGTGGTCGCGTATTATTTTGATGGCTCGGTTTCCGATGTTTCGGATCGTTTTACGATTGGCAAGCTTTCTTCTATCCGTAATCTTGATTTGAATAACGGCATAAGGATTTATCCTAATCCGGTGACAGACCGTATCAACATTACGGGCGAATTTGTCAAGGCAACTTTGCTGAATATCAATGGTCAGGTTGTAACCGCCACTTCAGAAAACGTAATACCGGTATCTTCTTTCCCTGCCGGGGTTTATTTCCTGAAAATCGAAAGCGGTGACAAGGTACAGACAGAAAAGATTATGATTGAGAAATGA